The following are from one region of the Chengkuizengella sediminis genome:
- a CDS encoding TadE/TadG family type IV pilus assembly protein, protein MKIFRNKKGSLMDAALVLPLLVLIIAFVFDMAIRMIVLQGTSAASREAARDYARFQDETQAIQIANGSFNSLASSLADVRDVDIDVSSDGVNDYATVTVTTELTADAFSFVWSMMGSDIENEMERSIVYPIEIKDGSQNY, encoded by the coding sequence ATGAAAATTTTTAGAAATAAAAAAGGATCATTAATGGATGCTGCACTTGTCCTACCACTACTAGTCTTAATAATTGCCTTTGTTTTTGATATGGCTATACGAATGATTGTTTTACAAGGAACATCTGCTGCAAGTCGTGAAGCAGCTAGAGATTACGCAAGGTTTCAAGACGAAACACAGGCAATACAAATTGCGAATGGATCTTTTAATAGTCTTGCAAGCTCACTCGCAGATGTGAGAGATGTAGATATTGATGTTTCATCTGATGGCGTGAATGATTACGCAACCGTAACTGTCACAACCGAGTTAACAGCAGATGCATTTTCTTTCGTCTGGTCCATGATGGGGTCAGATATAGAAAACGAGATGGAAAGAAGCATCGTTTATCCTATCGAGATTAAAGACGGCTCACAAAATTACTAA
- a CDS encoding A24 family peptidase codes for MMIMLNIIFWSVFLFVAVYDAKYKIIPDTVPIVLGITGFFLLGQPMNSLFGALVGGGILLLMALLNQNWVGGGDVKIMIGLGIAFGLSVMWVLWIACFLALLITLFMNKKSMAFAPFLFISALGVQMSVVYIL; via the coding sequence ATGATGATTATGCTAAACATTATATTCTGGTCTGTGTTTCTATTTGTAGCCGTATATGATGCAAAATATAAAATCATTCCGGATACCGTACCGATTGTTTTAGGTATTACAGGTTTCTTTTTATTAGGACAGCCAATGAATTCACTATTTGGTGCTCTAGTAGGTGGAGGAATTCTTCTTCTAATGGCTCTATTAAATCAAAATTGGGTTGGTGGAGGAGATGTGAAAATCATGATTGGTTTAGGAATCGCATTTGGTTTAAGTGTAATGTGGGTACTCTGGATTGCTTGTTTCTTGGCGCTTCTAATTACCCTGTTTATGAATAAAAAGTCGATGGCCTTTGCTCCATTTTTATTTATATCTGCATTGGGGGTGCAAATGAGTGTTGTATACATCCTTTAA
- a CDS encoding pilus assembly protein TadG-related protein: MKKIFGNDRGFLLMAAYMVPVLIGLAALVLEFNQLRVIHNELQAAVDAASMAGVLRAEIDTEIIYENEYDSDGNLVNITPTVENYTIINSQQEAFNYAYKAFKKNMDALGWDDDGSTRITVYASDLYGEILASGMTDAITGNGVSDDRRDFSDVDQYYFKAEIRVKTALIAPAMRVLAFIAGEEAPVDNFGEIIMEADSVSRTKIQIE, from the coding sequence TTGAAAAAAATATTTGGAAATGATAGAGGATTTCTACTCATGGCTGCCTATATGGTACCCGTATTAATTGGTTTAGCTGCTCTAGTCCTAGAATTTAATCAGTTGAGAGTCATACATAATGAATTGCAAGCAGCTGTAGATGCAGCATCGATGGCTGGAGTATTAAGAGCTGAAATTGATACAGAAATCATTTATGAAAATGAGTATGATAGCGACGGAAATCTAGTCAATATTACCCCTACGGTAGAGAATTACACGATTATTAATAGCCAACAAGAAGCTTTTAACTATGCTTATAAGGCGTTTAAAAAGAATATGGATGCACTCGGTTGGGATGACGACGGAAGCACTAGAATCACCGTTTATGCAAGTGATTTATACGGAGAAATCCTTGCCAGTGGCATGACAGATGCCATAACAGGAAATGGTGTTTCGGATGATCGAAGAGATTTTAGTGATGTAGATCAATACTATTTCAAAGCAGAAATTCGTGTAAAAACAGCTTTAATAGCACCAGCAATGAGAGTTTTAGCATTTATAGCTGGTGAAGAAGCACCAGTAGATAATTTTGGGGAAATTATCATGGAAGCCGATTCGGTGTCTAGAACCAAAATACAGATAGAGTAG
- a CDS encoding TadE/TadG family type IV pilus assembly protein: MLYTSFKKRLKNKRGDFIQYALALPLILGLVYGGIILFGVVNAKQTVGEAAWAAVREYAVSQSSGKTKQVAAEIVEAQLPVNSVSSVGQDSNLPDGYVQGILFKDEDRYRLNSLNNLDLFVLDEALKTQLDNYINKNVALQVKEVTIDTELDHDATTEGTIQESDAEGSNTGEVEMVSGVILDNQ, encoded by the coding sequence GTGTTGTATACATCCTTTAAAAAACGATTAAAAAACAAACGAGGGGATTTCATTCAGTATGCTCTAGCCCTACCTCTTATTTTAGGTCTAGTTTACGGTGGAATCATCCTTTTTGGTGTAGTTAATGCAAAGCAAACAGTTGGTGAAGCAGCATGGGCAGCTGTTAGGGAATATGCTGTATCTCAAAGCAGTGGTAAAACCAAACAAGTTGCTGCAGAAATTGTTGAAGCTCAGTTACCCGTAAATAGTGTAAGCTCAGTCGGTCAAGACTCCAACCTTCCAGATGGATATGTACAAGGGATTTTATTTAAAGATGAAGATCGCTATCGCTTAAACTCACTAAATAATCTTGATTTGTTTGTGCTTGATGAAGCACTAAAAACACAATTAGATAATTACATTAATAAGAATGTGGCGCTACAAGTGAAAGAAGTCACCATTGACACGGAACTAGATCATGATGCTACTACAGAAGGAACGATACAAGAATCAGATGCAGAGGGTTCTAATACAGGAGAAGTAGAAATGGTCAGTGGTGTAATTTTAGATAATCAATAG
- a CDS encoding glycine-rich protein has protein sequence MFKKITVYFLIFFLTIFPLTISIAETVGTNSDGQTTYTFSNTSTGSTGSIQSWTVPRSGEYQIESWGAEGGRYGGKGAYVSGTFDLNQGESLRILVGQEGGYSSSAPSGGGGTFVVTNSNSPLIVAGGGGGACYRTSSSDGKGTYSSSTSGGNDGSNGAPAGGGYSGDGEDGDATHGGYSFLNGGNGGPGDDGGASGGFGGGGGGDSDSGDCTGPGGGGGYKGGNGGSNDSYGTGGYSYNVGSNKSSTSGVKSGHGQVVITEISEIPLKVLWDNSIEVGNNEDVYQVFNGGYFSSWTVPATGNYRIKTYGAEGGYRGGGGAYVAGTFYLREGEELVIMVGTDGETGDDAPSGGGGTFVTKKTTSTRYYQQTYGYVEPLIVAGGGGGACEYDSYSDGNAAQSSSTSGGRDDESGGGGGFVGDGDDGTADGGQSFLNGGRGGDDAQDGGRGGFGGGGGGDHDSGGCRNPAGGGGYHGGDADGDDEAGQGGFSYNAGSDQEGIDGYQSGNGKVIIEKNAPDIPLEENLFPTPTTVGEPIGLQIHLSHPEDSRTWDSVRIQVRFVNNDTGQSLNFYSSNFDGIPNESYEKNLNISTNTMPHGVYTVYYRLIDQENEYADKMQRFSDIVIIKPGIQVAFSDENEFPSEWEVSERREVEFAFKNEDNKTFDKNETTFKIQWLNNAGIVKHEQTLDMTTNLSTGSTMRFTARITAPPTSSTYTVVYRVINNGIESNIQQEFNNIKVLDSNTEWRIFDFSLVDENLLYWTGRRFDSDYDISIDSSSNPVTVTVEYRVPLIFPIPNLFNGGSWEPVVTVSSTAEMKIEEPEF, from the coding sequence ATGTTTAAAAAAATCACGGTCTATTTCTTAATATTTTTTCTTACAATCTTTCCTCTTACGATAAGCATAGCCGAAACGGTAGGAACGAATTCAGATGGTCAAACGACTTATACTTTTAGTAATACATCCACAGGTAGCACAGGCAGTATTCAATCCTGGACGGTTCCAAGATCAGGAGAATATCAAATCGAATCATGGGGAGCAGAAGGAGGACGTTATGGCGGGAAAGGTGCTTATGTATCTGGAACCTTTGACTTAAATCAAGGAGAGAGTTTACGAATTCTAGTTGGACAAGAAGGTGGTTATTCGTCCAGTGCCCCAAGTGGTGGGGGTGGTACTTTTGTAGTAACAAATTCAAATTCACCATTAATCGTTGCTGGAGGTGGGGGTGGTGCTTGTTACAGAACCAGTTCAAGTGACGGTAAAGGAACGTATTCTTCTTCCACTTCTGGGGGAAATGATGGTAGTAATGGTGCTCCTGCTGGTGGAGGTTATAGTGGAGATGGAGAAGATGGAGATGCTACACATGGTGGGTACAGTTTCTTGAATGGAGGGAATGGTGGACCCGGTGATGATGGAGGTGCATCTGGTGGCTTCGGAGGTGGAGGCGGAGGAGATAGTGATAGTGGAGATTGTACAGGACCCGGAGGTGGGGGTGGATACAAAGGAGGGAATGGAGGTTCTAATGATTCTTACGGAACTGGAGGCTATTCTTACAACGTAGGATCAAATAAATCCAGTACTTCAGGAGTTAAGTCAGGACACGGTCAAGTCGTGATTACGGAGATAAGCGAAATTCCTTTAAAAGTACTATGGGACAATAGCATTGAAGTTGGAAATAATGAGGACGTATATCAGGTGTTTAATGGAGGTTATTTTTCTTCATGGACAGTCCCAGCTACAGGAAATTATAGAATTAAAACTTACGGAGCTGAAGGTGGTTATAGAGGGGGTGGCGGTGCTTATGTCGCTGGAACATTTTACTTACGAGAAGGTGAGGAATTAGTCATCATGGTGGGCACAGATGGTGAAACAGGAGATGATGCCCCAAGTGGGGGTGGTGGTACTTTTGTCACTAAAAAAACGACCAGCACTCGATATTATCAACAAACGTATGGTTATGTAGAACCTCTCATTGTAGCTGGTGGTGGCGGTGGGGCTTGTGAGTATGATTCATATAGTGACGGGAATGCTGCTCAATCTAGTTCTACTAGTGGAGGAAGAGACGATGAATCTGGAGGGGGCGGTGGATTTGTAGGAGATGGAGATGATGGTACAGCAGATGGAGGACAAAGCTTCCTAAACGGTGGAAGAGGTGGAGATGATGCTCAAGATGGTGGTCGTGGTGGCTTCGGTGGCGGTGGTGGTGGTGATCATGATAGTGGTGGCTGCCGAAACCCTGCTGGTGGTGGGGGTTACCACGGTGGGGATGCAGATGGAGATGATGAGGCTGGTCAAGGTGGATTCTCATACAATGCCGGATCGGATCAAGAAGGCATCGATGGTTATCAAAGTGGGAATGGAAAAGTCATCATTGAAAAAAACGCACCAGATATTCCATTAGAAGAAAATCTTTTCCCTACACCAACAACTGTAGGAGAACCAATTGGACTACAAATTCATCTATCACATCCTGAAGACAGTAGAACTTGGGATAGTGTAAGAATCCAGGTTCGTTTTGTTAACAACGATACGGGTCAATCACTAAATTTTTATTCGAGTAATTTTGATGGTATACCGAATGAAAGCTATGAGAAAAACTTGAATATCTCGACCAATACAATGCCTCACGGTGTATATACGGTATATTACCGTCTTATAGATCAAGAAAATGAATATGCCGATAAAATGCAACGGTTTTCAGATATTGTGATCATAAAACCAGGTATTCAGGTTGCTTTTAGTGATGAAAATGAATTTCCTAGTGAATGGGAAGTATCTGAACGAAGAGAAGTAGAGTTTGCTTTCAAAAATGAAGACAATAAAACCTTTGATAAAAATGAGACAACATTTAAAATTCAATGGCTTAATAATGCAGGAATCGTGAAACATGAGCAAACTTTAGATATGACAACGAACCTAAGTACAGGGAGTACGATGAGATTTACAGCACGTATTACAGCTCCTCCAACTAGTAGCACTTATACAGTCGTTTATCGTGTCATAAACAATGGAATAGAAAGCAATATACAACAAGAGTTTAATAATATAAAAGTACTCGATTCAAATACAGAATGGAGAATATTTGATTTTTCATTGGTAGATGAAAATTTACTCTATTGGACAGGAAGAAGATTTGATTCAGACTATGATATCTCCATTGATTCATCTAGTAACCCTGTAACTGTAACAGTTGAATATAGAGTACCTCTCATATTTCCTATACCAAACTTGTTTAATGGAGGTTCATGGGAACCGGTTGTCACAGTGAGTTCCACTGCTGAAATGAAGATTGAAGAACCTGAATTCTAA
- a CDS encoding ParM/StbA family protein translates to MNIKYEFFVANDNGNSEHDIIINKELIQQPNVLVKHAELTYNADVDEATFVKNIHNELIVTVNSPSAEVGMYKIGNYALKSAGDEIDNINVDHDRKYDIDLPIINTLARIAACGVEKAFEENQTVPEDIEIIVDMSTALPIKQHNEETAAKFEKKFTKDKHMVTVHMGQKRVNTTIKFDFVKCVPEGFTVPFALQADYETGKWRTGEIFKEFADEYKLEIVDGQYFKNKIILGTDIGDGTTEYPVTRGNRPDRDFKHGSNHGIGRAIEKALDAFNDAINIPDSPRQYFAEVLKNPKHKFHILAKKKLQNHVDKQAERILDNLKSQLIKLRYEIDMICVYGGGSILMKEYLYPKLKELCDEYQIQLFYVPTKYAITLNAEGLDIFVNGNIFKTLKDKAKTTA, encoded by the coding sequence ATGAATATCAAATATGAATTTTTTGTAGCTAATGATAATGGAAACTCTGAACATGACATCATAATTAACAAGGAATTAATTCAACAACCGAACGTATTAGTTAAACATGCAGAACTAACATACAATGCAGATGTAGATGAAGCTACGTTTGTAAAGAACATACATAATGAACTCATAGTAACCGTAAATTCACCAAGTGCAGAAGTAGGCATGTATAAAATCGGTAACTATGCTCTAAAAAGTGCAGGAGACGAAATTGATAACATTAATGTAGATCACGATAGAAAATATGATATTGATCTACCTATCATCAATACATTAGCAAGAATCGCTGCATGTGGAGTTGAAAAAGCATTTGAGGAAAACCAAACGGTTCCTGAAGATATTGAAATTATTGTAGATATGTCAACGGCATTGCCAATCAAACAACATAATGAAGAAACTGCTGCGAAGTTTGAAAAGAAATTTACAAAGGACAAGCATATGGTAACAGTACATATGGGACAAAAGAGAGTCAACACAACCATAAAATTCGACTTTGTAAAATGTGTACCTGAAGGTTTCACCGTCCCTTTTGCTTTACAAGCTGACTATGAAACTGGTAAATGGAGAACTGGAGAGATTTTTAAAGAATTTGCAGATGAATACAAGCTAGAAATTGTGGATGGTCAATATTTCAAGAATAAAATTATATTAGGAACAGATATCGGAGATGGAACCACAGAGTATCCTGTAACACGTGGAAATAGACCTGATCGTGATTTTAAACACGGGAGTAATCATGGGATTGGTAGAGCCATTGAAAAAGCTTTAGATGCATTTAATGATGCAATTAACATTCCTGATAGCCCAAGACAATACTTTGCAGAAGTCTTGAAAAATCCAAAACATAAATTTCATATTCTAGCTAAAAAGAAACTGCAAAATCATGTAGATAAACAAGCTGAAAGAATATTAGATAACCTAAAGTCTCAACTAATAAAGTTAAGGTATGAGATTGACATGATTTGTGTCTATGGTGGTGGTAGTATTCTTATGAAAGAATATTTATATCCTAAATTAAAAGAACTTTGTGATGAATATCAAATTCAACTATTTTACGTTCCAACTAAATATGCAATTACACTCAACGCAGAAGGATTAGACATTTTTGTTAACGGTAATATCTTCAAAACACTAAAAGATAAAGCGAAAACAACAGCCTAA
- a CDS encoding replication-relaxation family protein, translating to MGLARPNEQDFNILLDIYNYRVLSVQQLKQMHFLNTSDYHYRKLRNLYQDGLLIKDRMTDPKSGRKTGTCYYISHKGIEFLIKNGFLNEKDKPFNAARSHNTKMQRHVLTLNELKVQLTNWEWIDGRVIKRDLPMENNTKIGGALKRGNETRYVYLVGEIFNRKNPFKVEQMIVTHEKRISLIDKEIEKYQLKKVIILVRTEELYSYFYHSYSGFASECWLLPYRWGIHLLRNPESPIEKYASKKEGVFYKIKEKNYIDLYQGDIQILKTAQSQDQPFSIFTNSLLEQTIRGLVGPNVNIYSVQIQKDRIPLTVK from the coding sequence GTGGGTTTAGCAAGGCCAAATGAGCAGGACTTTAATATTCTATTAGATATTTATAATTACAGAGTTTTAAGTGTCCAACAGTTGAAACAGATGCACTTTCTGAATACATCAGATTACCATTATCGGAAACTGAGAAACCTTTATCAAGATGGCTTACTCATCAAAGACAGAATGACAGATCCTAAAAGTGGTAGAAAAACAGGGACTTGCTATTATATTTCTCACAAAGGAATCGAGTTTTTAATAAAAAACGGATTTTTAAATGAAAAAGATAAACCATTTAATGCAGCTCGTTCTCACAACACGAAAATGCAACGCCATGTTTTAACGTTAAATGAACTGAAAGTTCAATTAACCAACTGGGAGTGGATCGATGGACGAGTTATTAAAAGAGATCTTCCAATGGAGAACAATACTAAAATTGGAGGTGCTTTAAAAAGAGGAAATGAAACAAGATATGTGTATTTAGTTGGGGAAATATTCAATCGAAAAAATCCATTTAAAGTTGAACAAATGATTGTTACACATGAAAAAAGAATCTCTTTAATCGATAAAGAAATTGAAAAATATCAACTAAAAAAAGTCATCATATTGGTACGTACTGAAGAACTGTATTCATATTTCTATCATAGTTACTCTGGATTCGCTTCTGAATGTTGGTTGCTTCCCTATAGGTGGGGAATACACCTTCTTAGAAATCCTGAATCACCCATTGAAAAATATGCATCAAAAAAAGAGGGTGTTTTCTATAAGATCAAGGAGAAAAACTACATTGATCTGTATCAAGGAGATATACAAATTTTAAAAACAGCACAATCACAAGATCAACCATTCTCTATATTTACAAACAGCTTACTAGAACAAACCATAAGAGGGCTGGTTGGACCGAATGTAAACATATATTCAGTCCAAATACAAAAAGATAGAATTCCATTAACAGTTAAATAA